A single Populus alba chromosome 7, ASM523922v2, whole genome shotgun sequence DNA region contains:
- the LOC118063297 gene encoding toMV susceptible protein tm-1(GCR26), with translation MVQRTVLKVDISCQKCKTKVLKAVSTLEGVDTIEADQGKGTLTVTGNADPYEIILRTRKTGKHAEVVSIGPPPAPPKQGGQKKEEEKKPENKKPEEKKTEQKAPIYDPCTCPQCQPVLLMPMPMPVPLYRCDEPNPSCSIIRKPPRVFCIGTADTKLDELLFLSDSVRSNLNSASKVQVVVVDVSVGSKEIESVGDFEFVSRKDLLAPSLGPAEKTQNVLPDDRGQAIAVMSRALKNFLEKAQVDGALAGSVGLGGSGGTSLISSALRSLPIGLPKVIVSTVASGQTEPYIGSSDLILFPSVVDVCGINSVSRVVLSNAGAAFAGMVNGRLGRSNVSSSDNERLTVGLTMFGVTTPCVNAVKERLVKEGYETLVFHATGTGGKAMESLVREGHIQGVLDITTTEVADYVVGGVMACDSYRFDAIIEKKIPLVLSVGALDMVNFGAKNTIPSNFQQRKIHVHNEQVSIMRTTVDENKKFAGFIADKLNKSSSKVRLCLPLKGISALDSPDKPFHDPEATDTLLTELQKLILTTEDRQVKVYPYHINDPEFADALVDTFLEISLGKPKCSTHLPNPVSEPNLELQDVSNLNSSSCETICYSPSNYPDARPETLQKTQAILQHLKDQIDKGFPIIGAGAGTGISAKFEEAGGVDLIVLYNSGRFRMAGRGSLAGLLPFADANAIVIDMANEVLPVVKEVPVLAGVCGTDPFRRMDYFLKQVESIGFCGVQNFPTVGLFDGNFRQNLEETGMGYGLEVQMIEKAHKMGLLTTPYAFNESEAREMAKVGADIIVAHMGLTTSGSIGAKTAVSLDESVFQVQAIADAAHKINPNVIVLCHGGPISGPKDAEFILNRTKGVHGFYGASSMERLPVEQAITSTMKQYKSISIK, from the exons ATGGTACAGAGAACAGTCTTGAAGGTTGATATTTCATGTCAGAAATGCAAGACGAAGGTGCTCAAAGCTGTGTCTACACTTGAAG GTGTAGATACGATCGAGGCTGACCAAGGTAAGGGAACATTAACGGTAACAGGAAATGCAGACCCATATGAGATAATACTGCGTACAAGAAAAACAGGGAAGCATGCAGAGGTAGTGAGCATTGGGCCACCGCCGGCGCCACCAAAACAGGGTGGgcaaaagaaggaagaagagaaaaagccAGAAAACAAAAAGCCTGAAGAGAAGAAGACAGAACAGAAGGCCCCGATCTATGATCCATGCACATGCCCTCAGTGTCAGCCAGTGCTTCTCATGCCTATGCCAATGCCGGTGCCATTGTATCGGTGCGATGAGCCCAACCCATCATGCTCCATCA TCCGCAAACCTCCTCGAGTTTTCTGTATTGGAACAGCTGATACTAAGCTTGACGAGCTCCTATTCCTCTCTGATTCAGTCAGATCCAATCTCAATTCTGCTTCTAAG GTACAGGTAGTTGTTGTTGATGTTTCGGTTGGTAGCAAAGAGATTGAGAGTGTTGGAGACTTTGAGTTTGTGTCCAGAAAGGATCTTCTAGCTCCCTCTCTTGGTCCAgctgaaaaaacacaaaatgtgCTTCCAGATGATAGAGGCCAAGCTATTGCTGTAATGAGTAGAGCTCTTAAGAATTTCTTAGAAAAAGCTCAAGTGGACGGTGCTCTTGCTGGATCTGTTGGTCTTGGAGGTAGTGGGGGCACATCTTTAATATCATCTGCTTTAAGGTCTCTTCCTATTGGATTGCCGAAAGTCATTGTATCTACTGTTGCTAGTGGTCAGACTGAACCTTACATTGGATCATCGGATTTGATACTCTTTCCATCTGTCGTCGATGTCTGTGGGATTAATAGTGTGAGTAGGGTTGTGTTATCGAATGCCGGTGCTGCTTTTGCTGGAATGGTGAATGGGAGGCTTGGGAGATCTAATGTTTCTTCTAGTGATAACGAGAGGTTAACTGTTGGTTTAACCATGTTTGGAGTTACAACTCCGTGTGTGAATGCTGTGAAGGAAAGATTGGTAAAAGAAGGTTACGAGACCCTGGTTTTCCATGCCACTGGGACTGGGGGCAAGGCCATGGAATCACTTGTTAGAGAAGGACATATACAG gGCGTTTTAGACATTACGACCACTGAGGTTGCAGATTATGTAGTTGGAGGTGTTATGGCTTGCGATAGTTACCGTTTTGATGCGATCATAGAGAAGAAGATTCCTTTAGTGTTGAGTGTTGGAGCCTTGGACATGGTCAACTTCGGTGCTAAGAATACCATACCTTCTAATTTTCAGCAAAGAAAGATTCATGTCCACAATGAGCAG GTCTCAATCATGCGAACCACAGTTGATGAGAATAAGAAGTTTGCTGGTTTTATAGCAGATAAGCTCAACAAATCATCATCAAAGGTCCGTTTATGCCTGCCACTAAAGGGTATCTCAGCTTTGGATTCCCCTGACAAGCCCTTTCATGATCCTGAGGCTACTGATACTCTACTAACTGAACTACAGAAGCTCATACTAACAACAGAAGATCGGCAG GTAAAGGTGTATCCTTATCACATCAATGACCCTGAGTTTGCAGATGCATTGGTTGACACATTCTTAGAGATTAGTTTGGGTAAGCCTAAGTGTTCCACTCATCTCCCAAATCCGGTTTCTGAACCCAATCTGGAGCTTCAGGACGTTTCCAATCTGAATTCGTCAAGCTGTGAGACCATTTGTTACAGCCCAAGCAACTATCCAGATGCAAGACCAG AGACTTTACAGAAGACACAGGCAATATTGCAGCATCTCAAAGATCAAATAGATAAAGGATTTCCCATAATTGGAGCTGGTGCAGGGACTGGTATATCAGCAAAGTTTGAAGAAGCAGGTGGTGTTGATTTAATAGTACTGTACAACTCAGGACGCTTTCGCATGGCAGGAAGGGGCTCTTTAGCTGGTTTATTGCCTTTTGCTGATGCAAATGCTATAGTAATTGACATGGCCAATGAAGTCTTACCA GTTGTCAAGGAGGTGCCGGTTCTTGCTGGAGTATGTGGAACTGATCCTTTCCGCCGAATGGATTACTTCTTAAAGCAGGTGGAATCAATTGGGTTCTGTGGGGTGCAAAATTTTCCAACTGTTGGGCTTTTTGATGGTAATTTTAGACAAAATCTTGAAGAGACAGGAATGGGATATGG ATTGGAGGTCCAGATGATTGAAAAGGCACATAAAATGGGTCTCTTGACAACTCCATATGCTTTTAATGAAAGTGAAGCAAGGGAAATGGCAAAAGTTGGTGCTGATATTATTGTTGCTCATATGGGGCTGACTACATCTGGGTCTATTGGTGCAAAAACAGCTGTCTCATTAGATGAAAGTGTGTTTCAGGTGCAAGCTATTGCAGATGCTGCACATAAGATCAACCCCAATGTCATTGTGCTGTGTCATGGAG GCCCCATTTCTGGACCTAAAGACGCAGAATTTATATTGAATAGAACCAAGGGAGTTCATGGATTCTATGGTGCATCAAGCATGGAGAGACTGCCTGTTGAACAAGCCATTACCAGCACAATGAAACAGTACAAATCAATTTCCATCAAATGA
- the LOC118063346 gene encoding AAA-ATPase At3g50940, translated as MDISSSTDETKLATAKIVLSTAASVAATAMLARSIAQDFLPHEFQAYFFYKIRNFFGRFSSQLTVVVDEFDGYTYNEVYGAAETYLGSKISPSTQRLKVSKPEKENEFTVKMDRNEEIVDIFQDVKFKWVLVCTHVDSKAHYNSFNHTSTLRSEVRSFEVSFPKEHKEMVLESYFPYIVKVAKSMAQEKKTLKIFTVDYEHMYGNLADAWKPVNLDHPATFDTLALDTKDKDRILKDLERFVKRRDYYKKVGKAWKRGYLLYGPPGTGKSSLIAAMANYLNFDIYDLELTEVRCNSELRKVLIATANRSILVVEDIDCTIELQDRIAENRAAPGLGYPPQKQVTLSGLLNFIDGLWSSCGDERIIVFTTNHIDKLDPALLRPGRMDVHVHMSYCTPCGFKFLAASYLGIKDHVLFEEIEELIKTAEVTPAEVAEQLMRSDEHETVLKELIEFLVDKKKEKEEKAMAKMNQKESRVDKEEENVEKIDKEEENEEEK; from the exons ATGGACATCTCTTCTTCGACTGATGAAACCAAACTAGCCACCGCAAAGATAGTTCTATCCACCGCAGCCTCTGTCGCGGCTACGGCGATGCTTGCTAGATCTATAGCTCAAGACTTCCTGCCCCATGAATTCCAAGCCTACTTTTTCTATAAGATTCGCAATTTCTTCGGCCGTTTCTCATCCCAACTCACTGTGGTTGTTGATGAATTCGATGGATACACCTACAACGAAGTATACGGGGCAGCAGAGACTTATTTGGGAAGCAAGATCTCTCCATCAACACAGAGACTCAAAGTCAGCAAACCGGAGAAAGAAAACGAGTTCACTGTCAAAATGGACCGCAATGAAGAAATCGTCGATATCTTTCAAGATGTTAAATTCAAGTGGGTTCTTGTTTGTACCCATGTTGATTCTAAAGCCCACTACAACTCTTTTAATCACACCTCTACACTAAGATCAGAAGTGCGGTCTTTCGAAGTCAGTTTCCCTAAGGAACACAAAGAAATGGTTCTTGAATCTTATTTTCCTTATATTGTCAAAGTAGCAAAATCCATGGCGCAGGAGAAGAAGACATTGAAGATTTTCACAGTTGACTATGAGCACATGTATGGAAATTTAGCTGATGCATGGAAACCAGTGAATCTTGATCATCCTGCAACATTCGATACTCTTGCTCTGGACACAAAAGATAAAGACAGAATCCTGAAAGATCTTGAAAGGTTTGTTAAGAGGAGAGATTATTACAAGAAGGTTGGTAAGGCTTGGAAAAGAGGGTATTTGTTGTATGGACCACCAGGGACTGGTAAATCTAGCTTGATTGCTGCAATGGCGAATTATCTGAATTTTGATATCTATGACTTGGAGTTGACCGAGGTGAGGTGCAACTCCGAGCTCAGGAAAGTGCTTATTGCTACTGCAAATCGGTCAATATTGGTGGTGGAGGATATAGATTGCACCATTGAATTGCAGGATCGAATCGCTGAAAACAGGGCTGCGCCAGGTCTTGGCTATCCTCCACAAAAACAG GTGACGTTGTCAGGTTTGCTAAATTTTATCGATGGATTATGGTCTAGCTGTGGCGACGAGCGAATTATAGTGTTCACCACAAATCACATAGACAAGCTGGACCCAGCACTGTTGCGTCCAGGACGCATGGATGTTCATGTTCACATGTCTTATTGCACTCCTTGTGGATTCAAATTTCTTGCTGCTAGTTATCTTGGAATTAAAGATCatgttttatttgaagagaTCGAGGAGCTGATTAAAACAGCAGAAGTGACCCCAGCAGAAGTGGCAGAACAGCTCATGAGGAGTGATGAGCATGAGACCGTGCTCAAAGAGCTAATTGAATTTCTCgtggataaaaaaaaggaaaaagaggaaaaagCCATGGCTAAAATGAATCAGAAAGAGTCAAGAGTTGATAAAGAGGAGGAAAACgtggaaaaaattgataaagaggAAGAAAACGAGGAAGAAAAATGA